One segment of Bradyrhizobium sp. CB2312 DNA contains the following:
- a CDS encoding TPM domain-containing protein: MSIRRITRHLLQHHWRAKQIFPQAVLDRIEQAIKSSETTHSGQVRFVVEGALDGRPLFRNQPARARALDVFSHLRIWDTAHNNGVLIYLLLADRDVEIIADRGIDAKVGAEGWESICRAMEAEFAAGQFERGVIGGIAAVSRELAKHFPPGGPHPNELPDAPVVM; this comes from the coding sequence ATGAGCATCAGGCGTATCACCAGGCATCTGCTCCAGCACCATTGGCGGGCGAAGCAGATATTTCCGCAAGCCGTGCTCGACCGCATCGAGCAGGCGATCAAGAGCAGCGAGACAACCCATTCCGGCCAGGTCCGCTTCGTGGTCGAAGGCGCACTCGACGGCCGACCGCTGTTCCGCAACCAGCCGGCGCGCGCGCGTGCGCTCGACGTGTTCTCGCATTTGCGGATCTGGGACACCGCGCACAACAACGGCGTCCTGATCTATCTGCTGCTCGCCGACCGCGATGTGGAGATCATCGCCGACCGCGGCATTGATGCGAAGGTGGGTGCCGAGGGCTGGGAGAGCATCTGCCGCGCGATGGAGGCCGAGTTCGCCGCGGGCCAGTTCGAGCGCGGCGTGATCGGCGGCATCGCCGCGGTGTCGCGGGAGCTGGCCAAGCACTTTCCGCCGGGCGGCCCGCATCCGAACGAACTGCCGGATGCGCCGGTGGTGATGTAG
- a CDS encoding MBL fold metallo-hydrolase, with protein sequence MSDRKPTAFPVLMKNDTCSLIQAADDVYQIRFANRAANAYLVRGSARTILIDVGLSSNYPAMVECLNFAECPPETIDMVVLSHEHLDHIGAAWHFNERRTFIAAHRLAANKIMLRDDFSMLRKMFNEPNVPINVDIWLEEGNLIDLGNFRLNVMHTPGHTSACITLYDQDKGLLFAADTLMPGGVMGVFGSGSIADYIQSLERLKGLDSKILLSGHGRLSDTPQEDVRIAIARSHGLLEDTAQLFDALDARSNFEPIMQSVRDLNKLDD encoded by the coding sequence ATGAGCGACCGCAAGCCGACCGCCTTTCCGGTCCTGATGAAGAACGACACCTGCTCGCTGATCCAGGCCGCCGACGACGTCTACCAGATCCGCTTCGCCAACCGCGCCGCCAATGCCTATCTCGTGCGCGGCTCGGCGCGCACCATCTTGATCGATGTCGGCCTGTCCTCGAACTACCCGGCGATGGTGGAGTGCCTGAATTTCGCCGAGTGCCCGCCGGAGACAATCGACATGGTGGTGCTGAGCCACGAGCATCTCGACCATATCGGCGCCGCCTGGCACTTCAACGAGCGCCGCACCTTCATCGCCGCGCACCGGCTCGCCGCCAACAAGATCATGCTGCGCGACGACTTCTCGATGCTGCGCAAGATGTTCAACGAGCCGAACGTGCCGATCAATGTCGACATCTGGCTCGAGGAAGGCAATCTCATCGACCTCGGCAATTTCCGTCTCAACGTGATGCATACGCCGGGCCACACCTCGGCCTGCATCACGCTGTACGACCAGGACAAGGGCCTGTTGTTCGCCGCCGACACATTGATGCCGGGTGGGGTGATGGGCGTATTCGGCTCCGGCAGCATTGCCGACTACATCCAGTCGCTGGAACGGCTGAAGGGGCTGGACTCGAAGATCCTGCTGTCGGGACATGGGCGGCTGTCCGACACCCCGCAGGAGGACGTCCGCATTGCGATCGCACGCTCGCATGGCCTCTTGGAAGACACCGCGCAATTGTTCGACGCGCTTGACGCGCGCTCCAACTTCGAGCCGATCATGCAGTCGGTGCGGGACCTGAACAAGCTGGATGATTGA
- a CDS encoding Crp/Fnr family transcriptional regulator, whose protein sequence is MTIEKCINVFGVDDVIFEEGSTGRELFVVLDGEVEIAKVNGASRTTIVKLGKGEFFGEMAVIDGSARSATAIAAAPNTRVMRINHARFVYLVSQQPAFALMVMDALSKRLRASNAVTYRAAQS, encoded by the coding sequence ATGACGATCGAGAAATGCATCAACGTGTTTGGTGTCGATGACGTCATTTTCGAGGAGGGCTCGACCGGCCGCGAGCTGTTCGTCGTCCTCGACGGCGAGGTCGAGATCGCCAAGGTGAACGGCGCGAGCAGGACCACCATCGTCAAGCTCGGCAAGGGCGAGTTCTTCGGCGAGATGGCCGTGATCGACGGCTCGGCACGCTCGGCGACCGCGATCGCGGCGGCGCCGAACACCAGGGTGATGCGGATCAATCACGCCCGCTTCGTCTATCTCGTCAGCCAGCAGCCGGCGTTCGCGCTGATGGTGATGGATGCGCTCTCAAAACGCCTGCGCGCCTCCAACGCGGTCACCTATCGGGCGGCGCAATCATGA